Proteins co-encoded in one Fusarium fujikuroi IMI 58289 draft genome, chromosome FFUJ_chr06 genomic window:
- a CDS encoding related to FMN1-Riboflavin kinase: MSSRPSVVGPDSGPEAPYPLHMEGKVISGFGRGSKELGIPTANLPVDEALTPWIANISSGVYFGYASLALPTTHPDIPSASSNEPPKSDTEDALFAAEAPANPPFHIFPMVMSIGYNPFYKNIVRSAEVHVLHKFTADFYDVPMRLLILGFIREEKDYKSLEALIEDINFDCEVAKNSLAREAWAPAKGRVIGGKDLEGKLDVQWLLRDA; this comes from the exons ATGTCTTCCCGTCCTTCAGTCGTCGGCCCAGACTCCGGCCCCGAGGCCCCTTATCCTCTTCACATGGAAGGCAAGGTGATCTCTGGTTTCGGCCGCGGCTCCAAAGAG CTCGGCATCCCAACTGCCAACCTCCCTGTAGACGAGGCTCTCACACCGTGGATCGCCAATATCTCCTCTGGAGTCTACTTCGGCTATGCCTCTCTCGCCCTGCCCACAACACACCCAGACATCCCATCGGCTTCCTCCAACGAACCTCCCAAGTCTGACACAGAGGATGCTCTCTTCGCTGCCGAAGCCCCTGCTAATCCGCCTTTCCACATCTTTCCCATGGTGATGTCCATCGGGTACAACCCCTTCTACAAGAACATAGTTCGCAGCGCAGAGGTTCATGTGCTGCACAAGTTCACCGCAGACTTCTATGACGTGCCCATGcgtctcctcatccttggcttTATCcgtgaggagaaggactACAAGAGTCTGGAAGCTCTGATTGAAGATATCAACTTTGATTGCGAGGTTGCAAAGAACAGTCTAGCCCGAGAGGCCTGGGCTCCTGCAAAGGGACGTGTTATCGGTGGTAAAGATCTTGAGGGCAAATTAGACGTCCAGTGGTTACTTCGAGATGCCTAG
- a CDS encoding related to Protein FMP52, mitochondrial, with amino-acid sequence MSLPSAAIIGSTGLVGSNILSTLLASEIYNPVHTITRRAPKATSPHLNAIVDADTAKWAELLTGLTPKPSVVYSALGTTRAQAGGIANQWKIDHDLNIELAKASKAAGVSTFVFISSAGTRSLLSSSSPYAKMKNGVEDAIKELDFEQAVILKPGMILGHREASRTVEGIAQGAVNGLGYLSTGIRDTLGQDADVIAKAAVRAAQLASEGKAPSKYWVLGGSDIVKLGRTEWPGSQTPTETKTEAAA; translated from the coding sequence ATGTCTCTGCCCTCTGCTGCCATCATCGGCTCAACTGGCCTGGTCGGCTCAAACATCCTTTCAACGCTGCTGGCCTCCGAAATCTACAATCCTGTACATACCATCACTCGACGCGCTCCCAAGGCGAcatcacctcacctcaaTGCGATAGTCGATGCCGATACTGCCAAATGGGCAGAGCTTCTCACAGGGCTCACACCCAAGCCATCTGTCGTTTATTCTGCACTGGGTACCACTCGCGCTCAAGCAGGCGGAATCGCCAACCAGTGGAAGATCGACCATGATCTCAATATCGAACTCGCAAAGGCATCCAAGGCTGCAGGTGTCTCAACCTTCGTTTTTATTTCCAGCGCTGGAACACGGTCTCTgctctcctcgtcttcgccgTACGCAAAAATGAAGAACGGGGTTGAAGACGCGATCAAGGAACTCGACTTTGAGCAAGCCGTGATTCTCAAGCCCGGTATGATCCTCGGCCACCGAGAGGCCAGCCGCACAGTGGAGGGTATCGCTCAAGGGGCAGTCAACGGTCTTGGCTATCTCAGCACTGGTATCAGAGATACTTTGGGTCAAGATGCTGATGTCATTGCGAAGGCGGCTGTGAGGGCTGCGCAGTTGGCGAGTGAGGGAAAGGCGCCGAGTAAATATTGGGTTCTCGGTGGAAGCGACATCGTCAAGCTGGGAAGGACTGAGTGGCCGGGTAGCCAGACTCCGACGGAGACGAAGACAGAGGCTGCTGCGTAG